A window of Waddliaceae bacterium genomic DNA:
AGTGTGAATGCTATCGAAGAAGTAAAACATTTCTTCAGCGAATCATCAACGTCGCCACACATATACACTACTGGTTTGCCATGTTTTTTTGCTAATCTACTAATTCCTATAGGTGTCTTTCCCATTAATGAATTGTCGAACCGCCCTTCTCCAGTAATGACAAGGTCGGCATTTTTAATTTTTTCTTCCAGCTTCACCAGCTCGATAAAATAGTCGACACCGAGGAGCAGCATTGTTTTAGGGAAAAGAGCTTTAAGGCTTAGGTTTATAGCTCCTGCCACCCCATAGAAACGCTGACATTGCAATGTCTTATCATCTTCTCGTGACACAGAACTTTTTCGTTCGACGACATTACAATAGCTTTGTATTCCATGAGAGAGTTTTTTGTGTATAGCGTTGCGCTCGACGTCGTATTCCGCGCTAATCTTTTGGTTTGTAGGGATATACATCTCTTCGAGGGTTATATCTCCGTCGCAAAGCGTCTTTAATGATATGGTGCCATATTTTTCCATGACGTCTTTACAATCGATATCATAGATATTTTCCAGGTCTTTTCCCGTGAAGTACTCCCCTTGCGTTGGTACAAGGATATCGTTGTTTTCATCGAGGAATCGTGCTCCTAGGGCTTGTGCCATGCCGATACCTGCATCGACGGTATTTGTCCCTCCTAGTCCTATAATAATCTCTGTGGCTCCTTTTTTTGTGGCATCATCGACAAGCTGCCCTAGCCCGAAAGAAGTAAGATTTAGAGGGTTTTTATATGCATCGTATTCCTGTGTCATCCTTAGAATTTCCGACGCTCCGACAAATGCTGTTGTATTATCGATGAGGAGATATGATACAGTTACTTTTTTTCCGTGAGGTGTTACTACATGCGGTACGTCAACCGTGATACACTGTGTATTTTGTTTCATCACATCGTGGGAATATTCTCCGCCATCGGCCATCGTGATACATTCGATATTGCAATCTATGGCATTTTTCACGGCATCTTCGAGAATCTTACATGATTCTTTAGGAGAAAAAACGTCTTTAAAAGACCCAAGAGCGATAAGGATGTTGTATTTTTTCTTCATAGCTTTACTGCTTCTTTATAAGTCTTTTAAA
This region includes:
- a CDS encoding glycerate kinase, coding for MKKKYNILIALGSFKDVFSPKESCKILEDAVKNAIDCNIECITMADGGEYSHDVMKQNTQCITVDVPHVVTPHGKKVTVSYLLIDNTTAFVGASEILRMTQEYDAYKNPLNLTSFGLGQLVDDATKKGATEIIIGLGGTNTVDAGIGMAQALGARFLDENNDILVPTQGEYFTGKDLENIYDIDCKDVMEKYGTISLKTLCDGDITLEEMYIPTNQKISAEYDVERNAIHKKLSHGIQSYCNVVERKSSVSREDDKTLQCQRFYGVAGAINLSLKALFPKTMLLLGVDYFIELVKLEEKIKNADLVITGEGRFDNSLMGKTPIGISRLAKKHGKPVVYMCGDVDDSLKKCFTSSIAFTLPQDILDSGVSTLISCHKYYENPPEEEHNKEDKNLLYRHNTPKIFSEALREYFTTKKLEL